One part of the Tunicatimonas pelagia genome encodes these proteins:
- a CDS encoding GNAT family N-acetyltransferase, with product MVTIRKLRDGEQAFLAEMLYEALFVPEGHDKFPQEIIQDPTLAKYIVNWGTDALDIALVAEEDGELIGAIWGRRFTRDNAGFGFVDEETPELSVAVKEAWRGKGIGTKLVQEIGKAYREVGVKALSLSVDKKNQAYELYKKMGFEIVNMVADTETSVVMKKDLD from the coding sequence ATGGTAACAATACGAAAACTACGCGATGGCGAACAGGCATTTCTGGCTGAGATGCTTTACGAAGCACTATTCGTTCCGGAAGGCCATGATAAGTTCCCCCAAGAAATTATCCAAGACCCAACGCTGGCTAAATACATCGTTAACTGGGGCACCGATGCATTGGATATTGCTTTAGTAGCTGAAGAAGACGGCGAGTTAATCGGAGCCATTTGGGGACGAAGATTTACCCGAGATAATGCTGGTTTTGGGTTCGTTGATGAAGAAACCCCCGAACTAAGTGTAGCAGTAAAAGAAGCGTGGCGGGGCAAAGGCATTGGTACCAAGTTGGTTCAGGAAATTGGCAAAGCCTACCGGGAAGTGGGCGTCAAAGCGCTATCGCTTAGTGTTGATAAGAAAAATCAAGCGTATGAGCTTTACAAAAAAATGGGTTTCGAGATCGTCAATATGGTTGCTGACACTGAGACCTCAGTGGTGATGAAAAAAGACTTGGATTAA
- a CDS encoding alpha/beta fold hydrolase has product MNPLVLIAPLAIGLTGTLDYRHFIKQRKEVFNSFSEADAKYGKVKYVDIGPRDGPVILFSTGGGAGIDLVEMFDWLVKAGYRMIAVNRPGYYDLPVDIVDSIAGHAAIYHEVITYLGINEVNVFGVSMGGLSSLYYAQSYPTKSMVLWCPVTGEYYPNKEAVNSPLGKLIMSDKAKDIISWLMTRSVNLFPKAIVTSLLNAEAKLDKQEIAEIAKSVVQDEGEKRRLIQFVHSLAPMSQIYPGMMDELEKAKKEHHFDWSKIDMPILTYASPVDKDVSQDHFDRLSTNLVNGEVRFVRAGGHFVWWGPEGEEVREETLKFFDRVNK; this is encoded by the coding sequence ATGAACCCACTTGTATTAATTGCCCCACTGGCAATAGGATTAACCGGAACCCTAGACTACCGACACTTCATAAAGCAACGGAAAGAAGTTTTTAACTCCTTCTCTGAAGCGGATGCGAAGTACGGAAAAGTGAAATACGTAGATATTGGCCCCAGAGATGGGCCAGTGATTCTCTTCTCCACCGGCGGAGGAGCGGGCATAGATCTGGTAGAGATGTTTGATTGGCTAGTCAAGGCCGGCTACCGAATGATTGCCGTAAATCGTCCTGGGTATTATGATCTGCCTGTCGATATTGTAGACTCTATTGCAGGACACGCGGCGATCTACCACGAAGTGATAACGTATTTGGGCATTAACGAGGTAAATGTATTCGGAGTGTCTATGGGCGGTTTGTCGTCGCTCTACTACGCCCAGTCGTATCCCACCAAATCTATGGTACTGTGGTGCCCAGTCACCGGTGAGTACTATCCCAACAAGGAGGCGGTAAACTCGCCACTTGGCAAGCTGATCATGTCTGACAAAGCTAAAGACATCATATCTTGGCTTATGACCCGTTCGGTAAATCTGTTTCCAAAAGCGATAGTCACTAGTTTGCTCAATGCGGAAGCGAAGCTGGACAAGCAAGAAATAGCTGAGATAGCTAAATCAGTAGTGCAAGACGAGGGCGAAAAGCGGCGATTGATTCAGTTTGTACATTCGTTGGCACCCATGAGCCAGATTTATCCGGGGATGATGGACGAGCTGGAAAAGGCTAAGAAAGAACACCACTTTGACTGGAGCAAAATTGATATGCCCATACTAACTTACGCTTCTCCGGTCGATAAAGACGTATCCCAGGATCATTTTGATCGTTTAAGTACTAACCTCGTGAATGGCGAAGTTAGATTTGTCCGAGCGGGAGGGCACTTTGTGTGGTGGGGGCCGGAGGGGGAGGAAGTTCGGGAAGAGACGCTAAAATTCTTTGATCGGGTAAATAAATAG
- a CDS encoding dihydrofolate reductase family protein, with the protein MNHRKLILYISCSLDGYIAQPNDDLSFLDRVQKEGEDYGYDNFVSTVDTVIVGRKTYDWVVGQGYDFPHADKESYIITRTPRSKEGNITFYTDDLSALVRQLKSREGKNIFCDGGAEIVNQLLQEKLFDELILSVVPVLVGDGTRLFQDGRPEQVLDLVSTKNFDTGLVQLHYTMREE; encoded by the coding sequence ATGAACCACCGAAAACTTATCCTTTACATTTCCTGCTCCTTAGATGGCTACATTGCCCAACCGAACGATGACCTGAGCTTTCTGGATCGAGTCCAAAAAGAAGGGGAAGATTACGGATACGACAACTTCGTTTCAACGGTTGATACCGTTATTGTGGGAAGAAAGACCTACGATTGGGTAGTTGGGCAAGGGTATGACTTTCCGCACGCGGACAAAGAATCATACATAATTACCAGAACACCAAGATCAAAAGAGGGAAACATAACTTTTTATACGGATGATTTATCCGCACTGGTACGTCAACTCAAATCCAGGGAAGGAAAGAACATCTTTTGTGATGGTGGAGCAGAGATTGTAAATCAGTTACTCCAAGAGAAGCTGTTCGACGAGCTGATTTTATCCGTTGTTCCGGTACTCGTTGGTGATGGAACGAGGTTGTTTCAAGATGGAAGACCTGAGCAAGTACTCGATCTTGTATCGACCAAAAATTTCGATACCGGGCTGGTTCAACTTCATTACACAATGAGAGAAGAATGA
- a CDS encoding response regulator transcription factor, producing MKKKVLLVDDEPNILLSLDFLMKKNGYEVFIARNGEEALDIAQQEKPNIVILDIMMPKVDGYEVCHFLKSQPDYSHTRIIFLSAKSKEDDIQKGYEAGADLYITKPFSTRTLVKQVKDLS from the coding sequence ATGAAAAAGAAAGTTTTACTAGTAGATGACGAACCAAATATTTTGCTCTCCTTAGATTTTTTAATGAAGAAAAATGGCTACGAGGTTTTTATTGCCCGCAATGGCGAAGAGGCACTGGACATTGCTCAGCAGGAGAAGCCCAACATTGTTATTCTAGATATTATGATGCCCAAAGTAGATGGCTACGAAGTTTGCCACTTTCTTAAATCCCAACCTGATTACTCGCATACCCGCATCATTTTTTTAAGTGCTAAAAGTAAAGAAGATGACATCCAGAAAGGATACGAAGCCGGAGCTGATTTGTACATTACCAAGCCCTTCTCCACTCGAACACTAGTAAAACAAGTAAAGGACTTATCCTAA
- a CDS encoding sensor histidine kinase has protein sequence MSLQWLILISSILYLALLFGIAYLGERQTRRGRSLVSNPYIYSLSLAVFCTAWTYYGSVGQAAQQGVTFLTTYLGPTLMAPLWWVVLRKIIRICKVQRITTLADFISVRYGNDIRLGILVTVICILGVLPYISIQLKAIAASIDILLDSPSQRGTLIGLTSNPALFITIALAGFAILFGTRRVDVTERHEGMVTAIAFESLFKLVAFIAVGAYVTFGVYDGFGDIFHQASQLPSLRTLFTLDEGQYADWFWLTLVAMLAIFLLPRQFQVAVKENVDEKHLLRATWLFPLYLILINLFVLPIALGGNLLFQDQGIDADTYVLAIPQYYGANAMIIFTFLGGLSAATSMIIVSTIALSTMVNNNLLVPIWLSGKAVHELKRRSINRALLNSRRLTIVGILLLAYLYFKSIGDQFSLVSIGIISFVAVAQLAPPLLGGIFWKEGTRQGAYTGLLVGFGIWLYTLVLPTIVQAQLLSPNLLNQGLFGFSALRPESLFGLTSFSPLSQAIFWSLLLNTGCYLVVSLFTQATASERKQAELFVDIFRYSPQSTASVGGKQVVHLARIQELLTKFLGKSRTEASLKSFYHESQTSYPTEGDYRLVSFAERLLAGVIGSASAHVMVMSVVRKDELMLEDLFQVLNESQQLVYANQELKQKSQELEKIGHQLKRANQELQKIDHLKDEFISTVTHEMRTPITSIRAFCEILQDSPELSDEEKDQFLSTIIRETDRMERLINQVLDLEKFESGKQQLDLSKTDINSIIQDAIKSVSQVLKEKSIALKTDLSPNLPLVQADDDRLMQVVLNLISNAIKFCDSDNGQVRISSYLVDNMVKVNVIDNGKGVPATSQEMIFEGFFQAHNQTTKKPVGSGLGLTISRKIIEHHQGKLWVESEPGQWAKFSFTLPTPPVNKKLSH, from the coding sequence ATGAGTTTGCAGTGGCTAATTCTCATAAGCTCGATCTTATACCTGGCGTTACTTTTCGGAATTGCCTACCTTGGTGAGCGACAAACCCGACGAGGCCGTAGTCTGGTAAGTAACCCTTACATCTACTCACTTTCGCTAGCAGTTTTTTGTACCGCCTGGACATACTACGGAAGTGTAGGGCAGGCTGCCCAGCAGGGCGTTACTTTTCTAACTACCTACCTTGGTCCAACTCTCATGGCTCCGCTCTGGTGGGTGGTACTGCGTAAGATTATCCGAATTTGTAAAGTACAGCGAATTACCACCTTAGCCGATTTTATCTCGGTACGATACGGCAACGATATTCGCCTGGGTATTTTGGTGACCGTAATATGTATTTTAGGAGTGCTGCCCTACATCTCTATTCAACTAAAAGCCATTGCGGCCAGTATTGATATTTTGCTAGATAGTCCCAGCCAGCGGGGTACCTTAATCGGATTAACTAGTAACCCTGCGCTATTTATTACAATTGCCTTGGCTGGGTTTGCCATTTTATTTGGTACCCGGCGCGTAGATGTTACCGAACGTCATGAGGGAATGGTTACCGCCATTGCTTTTGAATCATTATTCAAGTTGGTCGCTTTCATAGCGGTAGGTGCCTACGTTACTTTCGGAGTGTATGATGGATTCGGAGATATATTTCACCAGGCCAGCCAACTTCCTTCGTTACGCACACTATTTACGCTCGACGAAGGCCAGTACGCCGACTGGTTTTGGCTAACGCTGGTGGCTATGTTAGCGATATTTCTGCTTCCCCGCCAATTTCAGGTAGCTGTGAAGGAAAATGTAGACGAAAAACACCTGCTTCGGGCCACTTGGCTCTTTCCTCTTTATCTCATTTTAATTAACCTATTTGTTTTACCAATTGCGCTGGGAGGCAATTTATTATTTCAAGATCAGGGCATTGATGCTGACACTTACGTGCTAGCAATCCCTCAGTACTACGGGGCAAATGCTATGATAATTTTTACATTTTTGGGTGGTCTGTCAGCCGCCACCAGTATGATTATTGTCTCTACCATTGCCCTTAGCACAATGGTTAACAACAATTTGCTGGTTCCTATCTGGCTCTCTGGAAAGGCGGTGCACGAATTAAAGCGAAGAAGTATCAACCGGGCTTTGCTGAATAGTCGCCGCCTAACGATTGTTGGAATTTTATTGCTGGCCTATCTATACTTCAAGTCGATTGGCGACCAGTTTTCTTTGGTATCTATTGGCATTATCTCCTTTGTAGCTGTAGCCCAACTTGCCCCCCCCTTGCTGGGTGGCATTTTTTGGAAAGAAGGTACGCGACAGGGAGCTTATACCGGATTGTTGGTAGGATTTGGAATCTGGCTTTATACGCTGGTGCTACCCACTATTGTACAAGCCCAGTTACTCTCCCCTAACCTGCTCAATCAGGGACTATTTGGTTTTTCTGCTTTACGACCCGAGTCGTTATTTGGATTGACGAGTTTCTCTCCCCTCTCCCAAGCTATCTTCTGGAGTTTATTACTCAATACCGGATGTTACTTAGTAGTATCGTTATTCACGCAAGCCACTGCCAGTGAACGTAAGCAAGCTGAGCTATTCGTTGATATTTTTCGTTACTCGCCCCAAAGTACTGCTTCGGTAGGGGGAAAACAGGTAGTACATTTAGCCCGTATTCAAGAGCTACTGACCAAATTTTTGGGCAAGAGCAGAACAGAAGCCTCACTAAAATCTTTTTATCATGAGAGCCAAACAAGCTACCCAACTGAAGGAGATTACCGATTAGTGAGCTTCGCCGAACGGCTTTTAGCGGGAGTGATCGGTTCGGCATCGGCCCACGTAATGGTTATGTCGGTAGTGCGTAAAGACGAGCTAATGCTAGAAGACTTGTTTCAAGTACTAAATGAATCCCAGCAGTTGGTGTATGCCAATCAGGAGCTGAAACAAAAATCGCAGGAGCTAGAAAAAATAGGTCATCAGCTTAAGCGAGCTAATCAGGAACTACAAAAAATTGACCATCTGAAAGATGAGTTTATCTCTACCGTTACCCACGAGATGCGTACTCCGATTACTTCTATTCGGGCATTTTGCGAAATTCTTCAGGACTCCCCTGAATTGTCTGACGAAGAAAAAGATCAGTTTTTAAGTACGATCATTAGAGAAACCGACCGGATGGAGCGACTAATCAATCAAGTGCTAGACTTAGAAAAATTTGAATCGGGAAAACAACAGTTAGATCTAAGCAAAACAGACATCAATAGCATTATTCAGGATGCCATCAAAAGTGTTTCTCAGGTGTTGAAAGAGAAAAGTATTGCGCTAAAGACTGATTTATCGCCTAACTTGCCTCTGGTGCAAGCCGATGACGACCGCCTAATGCAAGTAGTACTCAATCTGATTTCCAATGCTATTAAATTTTGCGATTCGGACAACGGACAGGTGCGGATTTCGTCTTACCTAGTAGATAATATGGTAAAAGTGAACGTTATAGACAATGGTAAAGGCGTTCCGGCTACGAGCCAGGAAATGATTTTTGAAGGCTTTTTTCAGGCTCATAACCAAACTACTAAAAAGCCCGTAGGTAGTGGTTTAGGACTTACCATCAGCCGAAAAATCATTGAGCATCACCAGGGCAAACTATGGGTAGAAAGTGAACCCGGTCAATGGGCTAAGTTTTCATTTACCCTGCCTACGCCACCTGTTAACAAGAAATTATCGCATTAA
- a CDS encoding alpha/beta fold hydrolase, giving the protein MEMLTENIVKMDEKQVTSERGKTYYWIKRNETNPSADCVVFSHGLTADHTLFDQQIDFWSTTYTVITWDMPLHGESRPYENFTLGHAAAELKAILAAEKIEKCVLIGQSAGGYVSQVFIREYPQMVSAFIGIGTTPLGAKNYKKSDLFWLKHFSTIARWYPYRWYCRAAAKAATHTEAAQQNFYRALVKLGKAGMLKATKQVYTDFLRIQTNTEFSCPVLLVIGKHDTTGLVRTYNQHWAERTGFPLVEIAEAAHNTNFDNYEDFNQVVKDFLDRRWKKKSR; this is encoded by the coding sequence ATGGAGATGCTTACCGAGAATATCGTAAAAATGGATGAGAAGCAGGTTACTTCAGAAAGAGGGAAAACATATTATTGGATCAAGAGAAATGAGACCAATCCTTCTGCTGATTGTGTAGTTTTCAGTCATGGGCTTACAGCGGATCATACCTTGTTCGACCAGCAGATTGACTTCTGGAGTACCACTTATACGGTAATTACCTGGGATATGCCGCTGCACGGTGAGTCAAGACCTTACGAGAACTTCACCTTGGGTCACGCTGCTGCCGAGCTAAAAGCAATATTAGCCGCTGAAAAAATTGAGAAGTGCGTCTTAATTGGCCAGTCAGCGGGTGGCTATGTGAGTCAGGTATTCATTCGGGAGTATCCTCAAATGGTAAGCGCATTTATTGGTATTGGTACTACTCCTCTGGGGGCGAAAAATTACAAAAAGTCAGACCTCTTCTGGCTCAAGCACTTTAGCACCATTGCCCGATGGTACCCCTACCGTTGGTACTGTCGCGCTGCGGCCAAAGCTGCCACGCACACCGAAGCAGCCCAACAAAATTTTTACCGAGCTCTTGTCAAACTGGGAAAAGCGGGCATGTTGAAAGCAACCAAGCAGGTTTATACCGATTTTCTACGGATCCAAACCAATACTGAGTTTAGCTGTCCGGTGCTGCTGGTCATCGGTAAACATGATACCACGGGACTAGTACGTACATATAACCAGCATTGGGCCGAAAGGACAGGATTTCCGCTCGTGGAGATTGCTGAGGCCGCCCACAATACGAACTTTGACAATTACGAAGATTTCAATCAGGTAGTAAAAGACTTTTTAGATAGACGTTGGAAGAAAAAGTCAAGGTAG